From Candidatus Desulfofervidus auxilii, the proteins below share one genomic window:
- the rpmE gene encoding 50S ribosomal protein L31, whose product MKKGIHPKYYRTKIRCACGFELEVGSTKKDIKVEICARCHPFFTGKEKLIDAAGQIEKFRRKYGIPEKEES is encoded by the coding sequence ATGAAAAAAGGTATTCATCCGAAGTATTATCGTACAAAAATTCGCTGTGCTTGTGGTTTTGAGCTAGAAGTTGGTTCTACTAAAAAAGATATTAAAGTAGAGATATGTGCTCGTTGTCATCCTTTTTTTACAGGAAAGGAAAAATTGATTGATGCAGCAGGTCAAATAGAAAAATTTAGAAGAAAATATGGAATTCCTGAAAAAGAAGAATCATGA